DNA sequence from the bacterium genome:
GAACGGGAGATCGCCGAAACCATCATCGGGCGCATCGACGGCAACGGCTACCTGGGGACGGACCTGGAAATCCTGGCCGAGGAGGCCTGCGCCGGGATCGAGACCGTGGAGCGGGCGCTGACCGCCGTCCAGCACCTCGACCCCCCGGGGATCGGCGCCCGCAGCCTGGAGGAGTGCCTGCTCCTGCAGATCTACGCCTCCCCCTTCCCCCACCCCCTGGCCTCGCGGATCGTCTCCGGGCACCTGGAGGAACTGGGCCGCCGGGAATACGCCCGGATCGCCCGGGCGCTGCGCGTCTCCGAGAAGGAGGTCCGCGCCGCGGCCGCGTTCATCGCCACCCTCAACCCCCGCCCCGCCAGTCCCTTTCACGACGAGACCGGGACCTACGTCATCCCCGACATCACCCTGGCCGACGTCGACGGCGACTACCACATCTCCCTCAACCAGGAGCACAACCCCGAGATCAGGATCAGCGGGGCCTACCGCCGGATGCTGGAGAACCCGGAGACCGACCCCGAGACCCGGCGCTACCTCCGCCAGAAGATCCGCCGGGCCCTCGACCTCATCCGCAACCTGGACATGCGCGAGAACACGCTCTACCGGCTGGCGGCGGAGATCATGAAACGGCAGCCGGAGTTCCTGGAAAAAGGGGCGGAGCACCTCAAACCCATGACCATGAAGGAACTGGCCCAGG
Encoded proteins:
- the rpoN gene encoding RNA polymerase factor sigma-54, giving the protein EREIAETIIGRIDGNGYLGTDLEILAEEACAGIETVERALTAVQHLDPPGIGARSLEECLLLQIYASPFPHPLASRIVSGHLEELGRREYARIARALRVSEKEVRAAAAFIATLNPRPASPFHDETGTYVIPDITLADVDGDYHISLNQEHNPEIRISGAYRRMLENPETDPETRRYLRQKIRRALDLIRNLDMRENTLYRLAAEIMKRQPEFLEKGAEHLKPMTMKELAQALDVHESTVSRAVANKYIHTPRGTFPLRFFFSTALKGAGGEDVSSERVRHRIRRLVGEENPRRPHSDRKLAELLSRDGVEVARRTVTKYREQLGIPSTRERRRA